A window from Gasterosteus aculeatus chromosome 14, fGasAcu3.hap1.1, whole genome shotgun sequence encodes these proteins:
- the LOC120831938 gene encoding RIMS-binding protein 2 isoform X4, with the protein MHTAVELKQQLQIEHERALVALHPKQKEDNQLQKVKVCDLERKCRSQSEHFHQLSDELLNFRLRSDTVEILQINPAPTPRISRCSEKNFSRVALGFKVQTKTGDESAANPPLLIPQLTPCTPQTGNRKRPEPPSVKSSTVTTDRPSNPRQRTPSEMEDEASPSSRSKARYTGQVRLCTARYSYNPYDGPNEHPEAELPLVAGKYLYVYGNMDDDGFYQGELLDGQRGLVPSNFVEFVQDKEKLAIESGERGDDPGPLDHMPLALMAGDGGATQDGLLRCSSNALVPCSNGTGGPLDPEDLAEDVVPYPRKINLIKQLARSVIVGWEPPVVPLGWGNISGYNVLVDGEHRATVTYGGRTKSLLEKLDLDGGVHRVAVQSVTDRGLSDELRCTLLVGANVVVAPCGLRVDDIQRDTAELSWLPSNSNYCHNVFLDGAEHAVVKPGRYRLRFVNLKPLTVYKVTVVAQPHQVPWQLPLEQRERKEAGVEFCTQAAGPTAYCRTGPPQPPQDVQVLCGQAPGVLQVRWKPPMLSPTGTSNGANVVGYAVCTKGQRIAEVLFPMADYVTVELTRIQCLEAREVIVRTLSVQGESQDSLVAVIPNNLLVPLPAIPLPPPMHPHAGPPPHPHGQPHLQSPHLPHATPQLPAPHQAHGQPPQPHPPHPQPHLRLPHPGGPPQPQHRPPHPQPQPQPLHHQPRHPHQGPRPLHQLPLLPHPHHHPLPQRPVCARDLDAKEHAAHRGGAFPPGQPGWDPTRSPNSQPSVPIHGHTLEAPPTANPRSPSPQRILPQPRGTLIPDTVAKAIAREAAQRVAAESGKADRRPARFGEQGRSFHQHHSDEEEEDEEGFAHGRRRGPSVDEFLRGSELGRPNSAAAGGRHDREPGRRNHPGGPQPQRRPLMVPSIEVTFENSSEANPVTEDVYYGRVARHRTWSSRRHMGGTRSPHDGYRDRDRRSPTYYDESEPEESFRIFVALFDYDPLSMSPNPDAADEELPFKEGQIIRIYGDKDTDGFYRGEVRGRMGLIPCNMVSEIRAEDEETMDQLIKQGFLPLSTPVDRLEQSRRGLRRDQASRRMVALYDYDPRESSPNVDVEAELTFCAGDIMAVFGDIDEDGFYYGEINGHRGLVPSNFLEEVPDDVEVYLTDTPSHYPQEEPANRAPANSASAVSEGKRVTTEPTETTNALDNEAPPVRAPSPIVRPLLPGTMRPLSPTRCPHIPIEPRDPRDQDLANKKKKGLLSKGKKLLKRLSPVK; encoded by the exons CCTCAGCTCACGCCCTGCACGCCACAGACTGGGAACAGAAAGAGACCAGAACCGCCGTCTGTCAAATCCAGCACCGTGACAACGGACCGCCCCAGCAACCCTCGACAGCGCACCCCCTCAGAG ATGGAGGATGAGGCCAGCCCATCATCCAGGTCCAAGGCTCGCTACACAGGCCAGGTCCGCCTGTGCACTGCCCGATACAG TTACAACCCGTACGATGGACCCAACGAGCACCCGGAGGCAGAACTCCCCCTTGTGGCCGGGAAGTATCTGTACGTGTACGGAAACATGGACGATGACGGCTTCTACCAAG GGGAGCTGCTGGATGGCCAGCGAGGACTTGTTCCCTCCAATTTTGTGGAATTTGTCCAAGACAAAGAAAAACTGGCCATCGAGTCGGGGGAGAGAGGCGACGACCCGGGCCCTCTGGACCACATGCCCCTGGCCTTGATGGCCGGGGATGGAGGTGCCACCCAGGACGGCCTCTTGCGCTGCTCATCTAACGCCTTGGTTCCCTGCAGCAATGGGACAGGGGGGCCGCTCGACCCCGAGGACCTGGCTGAAGACGTTGTGCCTTATCCCCGAAAGATCAACTTGATCAAGCAGCTGGCACGCAGCGTCATCGTGGGCTGGGAGCCTCCCGTAGTGCCTTTGGGCTGGGGCAACATCTCCGGCTACAACGTGTTAGTGGACGGGGAGCATCGCGCGACCGTGACGTACGGCGGCAGGACCAAGAGTTTGCTGGAGAAGCTGGACCTGGACGGCGGCGTCCACCGCGTGGCGGTGCAGAGCGTCACGGACCGCGGCCTGTCGGATGAGCTGCGCTGCACCTTGCTGGTGGGGGCCAACGTGGTGGTCGCGCCGTGCGGCCTCCGGGTGGATGACATCCAGCGCGACACTGCCGAGCTGTCCTGGTTGCCCAGCAACAGTAACTATTGTCACAACGTGTTCCTGGACGGGGCGGAGCATGCGGTGGTGAAGCCGGGGAGGTACAGACTACGCTTCGTCAACCTGAAGCCCCTGACGGTTTACAAAGTGACGGTGGTGGCGCAGCCGCACCAGGTGCCGTGGCAACTGCCgctggagcagagggagaggaaagaagcCGGTGTGGAGTTCTGCACTCAGGCTGCAG GTCCAACAGCATATTGCAGAACAG GCCCTCCTCAGCCTCCCCAGGATGTACAGGTGCTCTGTGGGCAGGCTCCAGGGGTCCTACAGGTCCGCTGGAAGCCCCCCATGCTCTCTCCTACAGGCACATCTAACGGGGCAAATGTCGTTGGCTACGCAGTCTGCACTAAGGGACAGAGG ATTGCTGAAGTGTTGTTCCCAATGGCCGACTACGTCACTGTGGAGCTCACGCGGATTCAGTGCCTGGAGGCTCGGGAAGTCATCGTGAGGACGCTGTCAGTTCAGGGAGAGTCCCAGGACTCCCTTGTCGCCGTCATTCCAAACAACCTCCTCGTGCCTCTACCTGCGATCCCCCTGCCACCCCCCATGCACCCCCACGCGGgcccccctccacacccccacGGCCAGCCCCACCTCCAatcccctcacctccctcacgCCACACCCCAACTTCCTGCCCCACATCAGGCTCACGGACAACCACCCCAGCCCCATCCTCCTCACCCGCAACCCCACCTCAGACTCCCCCACCCGGGTGGACCCCCGCAACCCCAGCACCGACCCCCGCATCCTCAGCCCCAGCCACAGCCCCTACACCACCAGCCCCGCCATCCGCACCAAGGTCCCAGGCCCCTGCACCAGCTGCCTCTGCTACCCCACCCCCATCACCACCCTTTACCTCAGAGACCAGTATGTGCCCGAGACCTGGATGCCAAAGAGCACGCAGCCCACCGCGGGGGAGCTTTTCCACCCGGCCAGCCCGGCTGGGACCCGACACGCTCTCCCAATTCCCAGCCCTCCGTGCCCATCCACGGCCACACCCTCGAGGCCCCTCCCACTGCCAATCCAcgttccccctccccccagaggATTCTCCCCCAGCCCCGAGGCACGCTCATCCCGGACACCGTGGCCAAAGCCATCGCCCGAGAAGCGGCGCAGAGGGTGGCAGCGGAAAGTGGCAAG gcGGACAGGAGGCCGGCCAGATTTGGAGAGCAAGGTCGTTCATTTCACCAGCATCATtccgatgaggaagaggaggacgaagaagGGTTTGCGCACGGACGTCGGAGAGGACCCTCGGTGGACGAGTTCCTCAGAGGCTCTGAGCTGGGGAGGCCG AACAGCGCCGCTGCTGGAGGCCGCCACGACCGGGAGCCGGGCAGAAGAAACCATCCCGGCGGCCCCCAGCCTCAGAGAAGACCTCTGATGGTCCCCTCCATTG AGGTAACCTTTGAGAATAGCAGTGAGGCAAACCCCGTCACCGAGGATGTTTACTATGGCAGAGTAGCTCGGCACAGGACGTGGTCTTCCCGCAGGCACATGGGCGGCACCAGGTCACCCCATG ATGGCTACAGGGACCGGGACCGCCGCTCTCCCACCTACTACGACGAGTCCGAGCCCGAGGAGTCCTTCAGGATCTTTGTGGCCCTTTTTGACTACGACCCTCTGTCCATGTCCCCCAACCCGGATGCAGCTGACGAGGAGCTGCCCTTCAAAGAGGGGCAGATCATTAGG ATATACGGCGACAAAGACACAGATGGGTTTTACAGAGGAGAAGTGAGGGGCAGGATGGGGCTGATCCCCTGTAACATGGTGTCCGAGATCAGagcggaggacgaggagaccaTGGACCAGCTCATCAAACAGGGCTTCCTGCCACTCAGCACCCCTGTGGACAGATTAG AGCAGAGCAGAAGAGGCCTGCGTCGAGATCAGGCCTCGAGGAGGATGGTGGCTCTGTACGACTACGACCCCCGAGAGAGCTCCCCTAACGTTGACGTCGAG GCCGAGTTGACCTTCTGTGCTGGTGACATCATGGCTGTGTTCGGAGATATTGATGAGGATGGATTCTATTAT GGCGAGATCAACGGCCACCGCGGCCTGGTTCCCTCTAACTTCCTGGAAGAAGTGCCTGATGACGTGGAGGTGTATCTGACCGATACTCCGTCCCACTACCCCCAGGAAGAGCCTGCCAACCGCGCCCCGGCCAATTCGGCCTCCGCCGTCTCGGAGGGCAAACGG GTGACCACGGAGCCCACGGAAACCACCAACGCGCTCGACAACGAGGCCCCACCTGTCCGAGCGCCGTCCCCGATTGTTCGGCCCCTCCTCCCAGGCACCATGAGACCCCTCAGCCCCACGAGGTGCCCCCACATCCCCATAGAGCCCCGAGATCCCCGGGACCAAGATCTGgcaaacaagaagaagaaagggctACTTTCCAAAGGCAAGAAGCTCCTGAAGAGACTCTCACCTGtgaagtaa
- the LOC120831938 gene encoding RIMS-binding protein 2 isoform X6 — MHTAVELKQQLQIEHERALVALHPKQKEDNQLQKVKVCDLERKCRSQSEHFHQLSDELLNFRLRSDTVEILQINPAPTPRISRCSEKNFSRVALGFKVQTKTGDESAANPPLLIPQLTPCTPQTGNRKRPEPPSVKSSTVTTDRPSNPRQRTPSEMEDEASPSSRSKARYTGQVRLCTARYSYNPYDGPNEHPEAELPLVAGKYLYVYGNMDDDGFYQGELLDGQRGLVPSNFVEFVQDKEKLAIESGERGDDPGPLDHMPLALMAGDGGATQDGLLRCSSNALVPCSNGTGGPLDPEDLAEDVVPYPRKINLIKQLARSVIVGWEPPVVPLGWGNISGYNVLVDGEHRATVTYGGRTKSLLEKLDLDGGVHRVAVQSVTDRGLSDELRCTLLVGANVVVAPCGLRVDDIQRDTAELSWLPSNSNYCHNVFLDGAEHAVVKPGRYRLRFVNLKPLTVYKVTVVAQPHQVPWQLPLEQRERKEAGVEFCTQAAGPPQPPQDVQVLCGQAPGVLQVRWKPPMLSPTGTSNGANVVGYAVCTKGQRIAEVLFPMADYVTVELTRIQCLEAREVIVRTLSVQGESQDSLVAVIPNNLLVPLPAIPLPPPMHPHAGPPPHPHGQPHLQSPHLPHATPQLPAPHQAHGQPPQPHPPHPQPHLRLPHPGGPPQPQHRPPHPQPQPQPLHHQPRHPHQGPRPLHQLPLLPHPHHHPLPQRPVCARDLDAKEHAAHRGGAFPPGQPGWDPTRSPNSQPSVPIHGHTLEAPPTANPRSPSPQRILPQPRGTLIPDTVAKAIAREAAQRVAAESGKADRRPARFGEQGRSFHQHHSDEEEEDEEGFAHGRRRGPSVDEFLRGSELGRPNSAAAGGRHDREPGRRNHPGGPQPQRRPLMVPSIDGYRDRDRRSPTYYDESEPEESFRIFVALFDYDPLSMSPNPDAADEELPFKEGQIIRIYGDKDTDGFYRGEVRGRMGLIPCNMVSEIRAEDEETMDQLIKQGFLPLSTPVDRLEQSRRGLRRDQASRRMVALYDYDPRESSPNVDVEAELTFCAGDIMAVFGDIDEDGFYYGEINGHRGLVPSNFLEEVPDDVEVYLTDTPSHYPQEEPANRAPANSASAVSEGKRVTTEPTETTNALDNEAPPVRAPSPIVRPLLPGTMRPLSPTRCPHIPIEPRDPRDQDLANKKKKGLLSKGKKLLKRLSPVK; from the exons CCTCAGCTCACGCCCTGCACGCCACAGACTGGGAACAGAAAGAGACCAGAACCGCCGTCTGTCAAATCCAGCACCGTGACAACGGACCGCCCCAGCAACCCTCGACAGCGCACCCCCTCAGAG ATGGAGGATGAGGCCAGCCCATCATCCAGGTCCAAGGCTCGCTACACAGGCCAGGTCCGCCTGTGCACTGCCCGATACAG TTACAACCCGTACGATGGACCCAACGAGCACCCGGAGGCAGAACTCCCCCTTGTGGCCGGGAAGTATCTGTACGTGTACGGAAACATGGACGATGACGGCTTCTACCAAG GGGAGCTGCTGGATGGCCAGCGAGGACTTGTTCCCTCCAATTTTGTGGAATTTGTCCAAGACAAAGAAAAACTGGCCATCGAGTCGGGGGAGAGAGGCGACGACCCGGGCCCTCTGGACCACATGCCCCTGGCCTTGATGGCCGGGGATGGAGGTGCCACCCAGGACGGCCTCTTGCGCTGCTCATCTAACGCCTTGGTTCCCTGCAGCAATGGGACAGGGGGGCCGCTCGACCCCGAGGACCTGGCTGAAGACGTTGTGCCTTATCCCCGAAAGATCAACTTGATCAAGCAGCTGGCACGCAGCGTCATCGTGGGCTGGGAGCCTCCCGTAGTGCCTTTGGGCTGGGGCAACATCTCCGGCTACAACGTGTTAGTGGACGGGGAGCATCGCGCGACCGTGACGTACGGCGGCAGGACCAAGAGTTTGCTGGAGAAGCTGGACCTGGACGGCGGCGTCCACCGCGTGGCGGTGCAGAGCGTCACGGACCGCGGCCTGTCGGATGAGCTGCGCTGCACCTTGCTGGTGGGGGCCAACGTGGTGGTCGCGCCGTGCGGCCTCCGGGTGGATGACATCCAGCGCGACACTGCCGAGCTGTCCTGGTTGCCCAGCAACAGTAACTATTGTCACAACGTGTTCCTGGACGGGGCGGAGCATGCGGTGGTGAAGCCGGGGAGGTACAGACTACGCTTCGTCAACCTGAAGCCCCTGACGGTTTACAAAGTGACGGTGGTGGCGCAGCCGCACCAGGTGCCGTGGCAACTGCCgctggagcagagggagaggaaagaagcCGGTGTGGAGTTCTGCACTCAGGCTGCAG GCCCTCCTCAGCCTCCCCAGGATGTACAGGTGCTCTGTGGGCAGGCTCCAGGGGTCCTACAGGTCCGCTGGAAGCCCCCCATGCTCTCTCCTACAGGCACATCTAACGGGGCAAATGTCGTTGGCTACGCAGTCTGCACTAAGGGACAGAGG ATTGCTGAAGTGTTGTTCCCAATGGCCGACTACGTCACTGTGGAGCTCACGCGGATTCAGTGCCTGGAGGCTCGGGAAGTCATCGTGAGGACGCTGTCAGTTCAGGGAGAGTCCCAGGACTCCCTTGTCGCCGTCATTCCAAACAACCTCCTCGTGCCTCTACCTGCGATCCCCCTGCCACCCCCCATGCACCCCCACGCGGgcccccctccacacccccacGGCCAGCCCCACCTCCAatcccctcacctccctcacgCCACACCCCAACTTCCTGCCCCACATCAGGCTCACGGACAACCACCCCAGCCCCATCCTCCTCACCCGCAACCCCACCTCAGACTCCCCCACCCGGGTGGACCCCCGCAACCCCAGCACCGACCCCCGCATCCTCAGCCCCAGCCACAGCCCCTACACCACCAGCCCCGCCATCCGCACCAAGGTCCCAGGCCCCTGCACCAGCTGCCTCTGCTACCCCACCCCCATCACCACCCTTTACCTCAGAGACCAGTATGTGCCCGAGACCTGGATGCCAAAGAGCACGCAGCCCACCGCGGGGGAGCTTTTCCACCCGGCCAGCCCGGCTGGGACCCGACACGCTCTCCCAATTCCCAGCCCTCCGTGCCCATCCACGGCCACACCCTCGAGGCCCCTCCCACTGCCAATCCAcgttccccctccccccagaggATTCTCCCCCAGCCCCGAGGCACGCTCATCCCGGACACCGTGGCCAAAGCCATCGCCCGAGAAGCGGCGCAGAGGGTGGCAGCGGAAAGTGGCAAG gcGGACAGGAGGCCGGCCAGATTTGGAGAGCAAGGTCGTTCATTTCACCAGCATCATtccgatgaggaagaggaggacgaagaagGGTTTGCGCACGGACGTCGGAGAGGACCCTCGGTGGACGAGTTCCTCAGAGGCTCTGAGCTGGGGAGGCCG AACAGCGCCGCTGCTGGAGGCCGCCACGACCGGGAGCCGGGCAGAAGAAACCATCCCGGCGGCCCCCAGCCTCAGAGAAGACCTCTGATGGTCCCCTCCATTG ATGGCTACAGGGACCGGGACCGCCGCTCTCCCACCTACTACGACGAGTCCGAGCCCGAGGAGTCCTTCAGGATCTTTGTGGCCCTTTTTGACTACGACCCTCTGTCCATGTCCCCCAACCCGGATGCAGCTGACGAGGAGCTGCCCTTCAAAGAGGGGCAGATCATTAGG ATATACGGCGACAAAGACACAGATGGGTTTTACAGAGGAGAAGTGAGGGGCAGGATGGGGCTGATCCCCTGTAACATGGTGTCCGAGATCAGagcggaggacgaggagaccaTGGACCAGCTCATCAAACAGGGCTTCCTGCCACTCAGCACCCCTGTGGACAGATTAG AGCAGAGCAGAAGAGGCCTGCGTCGAGATCAGGCCTCGAGGAGGATGGTGGCTCTGTACGACTACGACCCCCGAGAGAGCTCCCCTAACGTTGACGTCGAG GCCGAGTTGACCTTCTGTGCTGGTGACATCATGGCTGTGTTCGGAGATATTGATGAGGATGGATTCTATTAT GGCGAGATCAACGGCCACCGCGGCCTGGTTCCCTCTAACTTCCTGGAAGAAGTGCCTGATGACGTGGAGGTGTATCTGACCGATACTCCGTCCCACTACCCCCAGGAAGAGCCTGCCAACCGCGCCCCGGCCAATTCGGCCTCCGCCGTCTCGGAGGGCAAACGG GTGACCACGGAGCCCACGGAAACCACCAACGCGCTCGACAACGAGGCCCCACCTGTCCGAGCGCCGTCCCCGATTGTTCGGCCCCTCCTCCCAGGCACCATGAGACCCCTCAGCCCCACGAGGTGCCCCCACATCCCCATAGAGCCCCGAGATCCCCGGGACCAAGATCTGgcaaacaagaagaagaaagggctACTTTCCAAAGGCAAGAAGCTCCTGAAGAGACTCTCACCTGtgaagtaa
- the LOC120831938 gene encoding RIMS-binding protein 2 isoform X5: MHTAVELKQQLQIEHERALVALHPKQKEDNQLQKVKVCDLERKCRSQSEHFHQLSDELLNFRLRSDTVEILQINPAPTPRISRCSEKNFSRVALGFKVQTKTGDESAANPPLLIPQLTPCTPQTGNRKRPEPPSVKSSTVTTDRPSNPRQRTPSEMEDEASPSSRSKARYTGQVRLCTARYSYNPYDGPNEHPEAELPLVAGKYLYVYGNMDDDGFYQGELLDGQRGLVPSNFVEFVQDKEKLAIESGERGDDPGPLDHMPLALMAGDGGATQDGLLRCSSNALVPCSNGTGGPLDPEDLAEDVVPYPRKINLIKQLARSVIVGWEPPVVPLGWGNISGYNVLVDGEHRATVTYGGRTKSLLEKLDLDGGVHRVAVQSVTDRGLSDELRCTLLVGANVVVAPCGLRVDDIQRDTAELSWLPSNSNYCHNVFLDGAEHAVVKPGRYRLRFVNLKPLTVYKVTVVAQPHQVPWQLPLEQRERKEAGVEFCTQAAGPTAYCRTGPPQPPQDVQVLCGQAPGVLQVRWKPPMLSPTGTSNGANVVGYAVCTKGQRIAEVLFPMADYVTVELTRIQCLEAREVIVRTLSVQGESQDSLVAVIPNNLLVPLPAIPLPPPMHPHAGPPPHPHGQPHLQSPHLPHATPQLPAPHQAHGQPPQPHPPHPQPHLRLPHPGGPPQPQHRPPHPQPQPQPLHHQPRHPHQGPRPLHQLPLLPHPHHHPLPQRPVCARDLDAKEHAAHRGGAFPPGQPGWDPTRSPNSQPSVPIHGHTLEAPPTANPRSPSPQRILPQPRGTLIPDTVAKAIAREAAQRVAAESGKADRRPARFGEQGRSFHQHHSDEEEEDEEGFAHGRRRGPSVDEFLRGSELGRPNSAAAGGRHDREPGRRNHPGGPQPQRRPLMVPSIDGYRDRDRRSPTYYDESEPEESFRIFVALFDYDPLSMSPNPDAADEELPFKEGQIIRIYGDKDTDGFYRGEVRGRMGLIPCNMVSEIRAEDEETMDQLIKQGFLPLSTPVDRLEQSRRGLRRDQASRRMVALYDYDPRESSPNVDVEAELTFCAGDIMAVFGDIDEDGFYYGEINGHRGLVPSNFLEEVPDDVEVYLTDTPSHYPQEEPANRAPANSASAVSEGKRVTTEPTETTNALDNEAPPVRAPSPIVRPLLPGTMRPLSPTRCPHIPIEPRDPRDQDLANKKKKGLLSKGKKLLKRLSPVK; encoded by the exons CCTCAGCTCACGCCCTGCACGCCACAGACTGGGAACAGAAAGAGACCAGAACCGCCGTCTGTCAAATCCAGCACCGTGACAACGGACCGCCCCAGCAACCCTCGACAGCGCACCCCCTCAGAG ATGGAGGATGAGGCCAGCCCATCATCCAGGTCCAAGGCTCGCTACACAGGCCAGGTCCGCCTGTGCACTGCCCGATACAG TTACAACCCGTACGATGGACCCAACGAGCACCCGGAGGCAGAACTCCCCCTTGTGGCCGGGAAGTATCTGTACGTGTACGGAAACATGGACGATGACGGCTTCTACCAAG GGGAGCTGCTGGATGGCCAGCGAGGACTTGTTCCCTCCAATTTTGTGGAATTTGTCCAAGACAAAGAAAAACTGGCCATCGAGTCGGGGGAGAGAGGCGACGACCCGGGCCCTCTGGACCACATGCCCCTGGCCTTGATGGCCGGGGATGGAGGTGCCACCCAGGACGGCCTCTTGCGCTGCTCATCTAACGCCTTGGTTCCCTGCAGCAATGGGACAGGGGGGCCGCTCGACCCCGAGGACCTGGCTGAAGACGTTGTGCCTTATCCCCGAAAGATCAACTTGATCAAGCAGCTGGCACGCAGCGTCATCGTGGGCTGGGAGCCTCCCGTAGTGCCTTTGGGCTGGGGCAACATCTCCGGCTACAACGTGTTAGTGGACGGGGAGCATCGCGCGACCGTGACGTACGGCGGCAGGACCAAGAGTTTGCTGGAGAAGCTGGACCTGGACGGCGGCGTCCACCGCGTGGCGGTGCAGAGCGTCACGGACCGCGGCCTGTCGGATGAGCTGCGCTGCACCTTGCTGGTGGGGGCCAACGTGGTGGTCGCGCCGTGCGGCCTCCGGGTGGATGACATCCAGCGCGACACTGCCGAGCTGTCCTGGTTGCCCAGCAACAGTAACTATTGTCACAACGTGTTCCTGGACGGGGCGGAGCATGCGGTGGTGAAGCCGGGGAGGTACAGACTACGCTTCGTCAACCTGAAGCCCCTGACGGTTTACAAAGTGACGGTGGTGGCGCAGCCGCACCAGGTGCCGTGGCAACTGCCgctggagcagagggagaggaaagaagcCGGTGTGGAGTTCTGCACTCAGGCTGCAG GTCCAACAGCATATTGCAGAACAG GCCCTCCTCAGCCTCCCCAGGATGTACAGGTGCTCTGTGGGCAGGCTCCAGGGGTCCTACAGGTCCGCTGGAAGCCCCCCATGCTCTCTCCTACAGGCACATCTAACGGGGCAAATGTCGTTGGCTACGCAGTCTGCACTAAGGGACAGAGG ATTGCTGAAGTGTTGTTCCCAATGGCCGACTACGTCACTGTGGAGCTCACGCGGATTCAGTGCCTGGAGGCTCGGGAAGTCATCGTGAGGACGCTGTCAGTTCAGGGAGAGTCCCAGGACTCCCTTGTCGCCGTCATTCCAAACAACCTCCTCGTGCCTCTACCTGCGATCCCCCTGCCACCCCCCATGCACCCCCACGCGGgcccccctccacacccccacGGCCAGCCCCACCTCCAatcccctcacctccctcacgCCACACCCCAACTTCCTGCCCCACATCAGGCTCACGGACAACCACCCCAGCCCCATCCTCCTCACCCGCAACCCCACCTCAGACTCCCCCACCCGGGTGGACCCCCGCAACCCCAGCACCGACCCCCGCATCCTCAGCCCCAGCCACAGCCCCTACACCACCAGCCCCGCCATCCGCACCAAGGTCCCAGGCCCCTGCACCAGCTGCCTCTGCTACCCCACCCCCATCACCACCCTTTACCTCAGAGACCAGTATGTGCCCGAGACCTGGATGCCAAAGAGCACGCAGCCCACCGCGGGGGAGCTTTTCCACCCGGCCAGCCCGGCTGGGACCCGACACGCTCTCCCAATTCCCAGCCCTCCGTGCCCATCCACGGCCACACCCTCGAGGCCCCTCCCACTGCCAATCCAcgttccccctccccccagaggATTCTCCCCCAGCCCCGAGGCACGCTCATCCCGGACACCGTGGCCAAAGCCATCGCCCGAGAAGCGGCGCAGAGGGTGGCAGCGGAAAGTGGCAAG gcGGACAGGAGGCCGGCCAGATTTGGAGAGCAAGGTCGTTCATTTCACCAGCATCATtccgatgaggaagaggaggacgaagaagGGTTTGCGCACGGACGTCGGAGAGGACCCTCGGTGGACGAGTTCCTCAGAGGCTCTGAGCTGGGGAGGCCG AACAGCGCCGCTGCTGGAGGCCGCCACGACCGGGAGCCGGGCAGAAGAAACCATCCCGGCGGCCCCCAGCCTCAGAGAAGACCTCTGATGGTCCCCTCCATTG ATGGCTACAGGGACCGGGACCGCCGCTCTCCCACCTACTACGACGAGTCCGAGCCCGAGGAGTCCTTCAGGATCTTTGTGGCCCTTTTTGACTACGACCCTCTGTCCATGTCCCCCAACCCGGATGCAGCTGACGAGGAGCTGCCCTTCAAAGAGGGGCAGATCATTAGG ATATACGGCGACAAAGACACAGATGGGTTTTACAGAGGAGAAGTGAGGGGCAGGATGGGGCTGATCCCCTGTAACATGGTGTCCGAGATCAGagcggaggacgaggagaccaTGGACCAGCTCATCAAACAGGGCTTCCTGCCACTCAGCACCCCTGTGGACAGATTAG AGCAGAGCAGAAGAGGCCTGCGTCGAGATCAGGCCTCGAGGAGGATGGTGGCTCTGTACGACTACGACCCCCGAGAGAGCTCCCCTAACGTTGACGTCGAG GCCGAGTTGACCTTCTGTGCTGGTGACATCATGGCTGTGTTCGGAGATATTGATGAGGATGGATTCTATTAT GGCGAGATCAACGGCCACCGCGGCCTGGTTCCCTCTAACTTCCTGGAAGAAGTGCCTGATGACGTGGAGGTGTATCTGACCGATACTCCGTCCCACTACCCCCAGGAAGAGCCTGCCAACCGCGCCCCGGCCAATTCGGCCTCCGCCGTCTCGGAGGGCAAACGG GTGACCACGGAGCCCACGGAAACCACCAACGCGCTCGACAACGAGGCCCCACCTGTCCGAGCGCCGTCCCCGATTGTTCGGCCCCTCCTCCCAGGCACCATGAGACCCCTCAGCCCCACGAGGTGCCCCCACATCCCCATAGAGCCCCGAGATCCCCGGGACCAAGATCTGgcaaacaagaagaagaaagggctACTTTCCAAAGGCAAGAAGCTCCTGAAGAGACTCTCACCTGtgaagtaa